CACGTCAGCGACGACGACTTCCATGCCTACCAGCACGTCATGACCGGCGTCTACCGCTTTCACGACATGATGCTCCAGACCCTGCTGACCCTCGCTGGTGAGGACACCGCCGTCATCCTCATCAGCGACCATGGCTACCTCGATGACCAGCGTCGGCCGGACCCCGAGAAAGCAGGGCCTGTTGACTGGCACCGGCCCTTGGGCATCGCCACCATCACGGGATCGGGCATCCAATCCGGGGGGCGGCTCATGGGTCCGACCCTCCTCGACGTGACACCAACGATCCTCAGCCTGCTGGGCCTGCCGATCGGCCTGGACATGCCCGGACGCGCCTGGGCCGAAGCGATGACCCAAGCCCCGAAGACGGAACGCATCCTCACCTGGGAGAACCCAACCACCCCCGATGGCCGGCACCCAGCCGATATTGAAGAAGATTCAGAATCTGCCCGCGCAGCACTCCAGCAACTCATCGACCTTGGCTATGTAGAGGCACCCTCCGAGGACACCGAAACAACCGTCCGCGACACCCGGGCTCACAATGATCTGACACTTGCACGCTCCATGCTCAGCTCCGGCGACACCGCCGAGGCACTCGCGGTCATGGAAAGACTTCCTCAGTCTTTCCGCGACGACCCCGGGATCCGCAGCGCCATCGCCCAATCACGACTCTTGTTAGGTGACCTCAAGGGCTGCAGAACAGAACTCGATGCGATGGCCAATGACCCCGACGCCACCGCAAGACGTGAACTACTCCTTGGCGCGATCGCCCTGCGCGAAGCCGACAAGCCACTAGCCCTAAAGCACTACGAAGCCGCCTTGTCAGCACAACCCGACGATGCCGCCCTGCTGAATCGCCTCGCTGGCCTTCACCTTCTGCTCGATCAACTCGACCGTGCTGAGACACTCTATCGCCTGGTCGTTGAGCTGATGCCCGAGGACGCCACCGCCTGGGACGGTCTGGCCGAAACACTCCTTCGCCTGGATCGCCCTGCAGAAGCACTCGAAGCGGCTCTCGAAGCCGTTGGCCTCGCCTTCGGGCTCGCCCGCGCCCACCTCCGACTGAGTAAAGCCCTGTTCGCCGTCGGCGACCCGGAGCGCGCCGCCGAAGCCGTCGAGGCCTGCCTGCTCCGCTCACACGGTTTTGTTGCCGCCCATCAGCACGCTGCCAAGGTCTACGAACAACTGAATCAGCCAGAGAAGGTCTCCGAGCAAGAAAGGCTCACCACGGAGGCCAAGATCGCCCAGTCCCGATCGGCCAGAAGCTGATCTGATCGAGCTTTCTGATCATCCCGAGCCATCGCTGATCCATCGCCGAACACCCAGGGGAACCACAGACTCCCTCGCCACCAGCCACTATCATCGCGGCATGACCACCACACCCACCACCACCCATACGCTCAGCGTCTTTGAGACCGCCCGAGATACCAAAGACCCGATTGCCCCCGCCAGCCAACGCCCCTTTCAAACCCAACGCCCCGAGGCCTTGATCGATATCTCCATCGACCCAAGCCAGCGGTTCCAACCGATCATCGGCTTTGGCGGGGCACTCACCGAAGCCTCCGCCATCAACTACCAGTTGATGACACCCGACAACCGCGAAGCCTTTCTCAAGCATTATTTTTCCTCGACCGAAGGCCACGGCTACACCCTCTGCCGAACCCACATCCATGCCTGCGACTTCTCCCGCGGCCACTACACCTACGTCGATGATGGCGACACCTCCCTCAACTCCTTCTCCCTCGACGCCGACC
This Phycisphaeraceae bacterium DNA region includes the following protein-coding sequences:
- a CDS encoding alkaline phosphatase family protein, with product MTHDKPRRVLLIGWDAADWRFADPLIEQGQMPTLANLRARGAWGKMATLQPMLSPMLWTSIATGKTARHHGICGFTEPIPDGSGIRPVSSVSRQCQAIWNMLTQRGKRSHVVGWYASHPAEPILGTMVSNQFELPVGPPDKAWPAPPGSIHPPERAEELKQLRVHPAEITAEAILPFVPDAARDARREGNRIGKLRTLLAQTASIHTIATHLIQQDDWDLMAVYYEGIDRFAHEFMEFHPPRMDHVSDDDFHAYQHVMTGVYRFHDMMLQTLLTLAGEDTAVILISDHGYLDDQRRPDPEKAGPVDWHRPLGIATITGSGIQSGGRLMGPTLLDVTPTILSLLGLPIGLDMPGRAWAEAMTQAPKTERILTWENPTTPDGRHPADIEEDSESARAALQQLIDLGYVEAPSEDTETTVRDTRAHNDLTLARSMLSSGDTAEALAVMERLPQSFRDDPGIRSAIAQSRLLLGDLKGCRTELDAMANDPDATARRELLLGAIALREADKPLALKHYEAALSAQPDDAALLNRLAGLHLLLDQLDRAETLYRLVVELMPEDATAWDGLAETLLRLDRPAEALEAALEAVGLAFGLARAHLRLSKALFAVGDPERAAEAVEACLLRSHGFVAAHQHAAKVYEQLNQPEKVSEQERLTTEAKIAQSRSARS